GAAACGGCAAAAGTTGCAGGCGCCGAAGAAGTATTTTTATACAACGGAGATTGGGTTGATCAAGTGAAGGACAAAACGGATGGAATAGGCGTAGATGTCGTTTTCGAATCTGTCGGTGCCACTCTTTCGAACAGCTTTTCAGCGACGAGAACGGGAGGAACAGTCGTGTTCTTCGGTATGGCAGGCGGAGATCCTGAACCCGTTGATCCACGGATGCTGATGGATACATCCAAAACCTTGACTGGCGGGGACCTTTGGAATGTTTTGACGTCCAAAGAAGAAAGAATAAAGCGATCCTGCCAACTATTTGACTGGATCGCAGAGGGCAAGCTCAAAATTGCCGAACCTGTACAATTTGCGCTAGAAGACGGCAAAAAAGCACACGAACTCTTAGAAAGCAGAAAAAGCACAGGCAAAATATTGTTGATCCCTTAATTGGGACAGGGGGACAGGTTTTCTGTCCCCCCTTTTTTTACTTTTTTTCATTGTCAGGACTGCACTGGGCAGACTGTTGTGGGGGGGGGTGGGACGAGAAACCTGTCCCCGCGTCCCACACCATCACTTCCGGTAGCGCAATGCGAGTCCTTTCAAGAAGTTCCTAGCGTACTTATCTCCGCATTCTACGTAATTGAAATGCCCTTCTTTACGGAAAAAGGCACTTAACTCACTTTTTCTGATGATGACTCCTGTTGATTCGAGTATGTCCATGACGTCCTCACTCGTCAAAGCGAGGGCAATCTTCACTTTTTTCAGCATCACATTGTTTACGCTGCTGTGCTTCTTAATGGACATCGGTGGTCTCTCCGGCTGGCCCGGCTTTGGCTCCTGCCTGCCTCTTTTGAAAATGATCAGACCATTCAAGAAAGTCTCCAGCATAAAATCGCTACACTCATTGCTTTCTTCATCTTCCAACTCCAACTCGCCTTCATTATCTCTCTCGCG
This Falsibacillus pallidus DNA region includes the following protein-coding sequences:
- a CDS encoding DUF1456 family protein codes for the protein MDMNNNDILIRLRYALDIKNTDMLEIFKLGGVEVTREELAELLTKTTDRERDNEGELELEDEESNECSDFMLETFLNGLIIFKRGRQEPKPGQPERPPMSIKKHSSVNNVMLKKVKIALALTSEDVMDILESTGVIIRKSELSAFFRKEGHFNYVECGDKYARNFLKGLALRYRK